The sequence GTCATGGATGCGCACATAGCGTTCTTCGTTGGGCCGCGTCTCCGCCATGCGCTTGCGGTTGGCCCAGCCGATGTCGAGCCCCGCGAGATCGCCGACCTTGTAGGGCCCCATGGCGAAGCCGAAGTTTTCGAGCGCAGCGTCGATCTGCTCGGGCGAGGCACCGTCCTCCATCAGGTAGCCGGCGGTCTTGCCGTAATAGGCAAGGATGCGGTTCCCGATGAAGCCATCACAGACGCCGGCGCGCACCGCGATCTTCTTCATCCTCTTGGCCAGCGCAAAACCGGTCGCGACCACCTCGGGCGCGGTCTTTTCGGCGACCACGACTTCGAGCAATTTCATGATGTTGGCGGGCGAGAAGAAGTGAAGCCCGATCACGTCCTCAGGCCGCGAGGTGGCCGCCGCGATCTCGTCCACGTCGAGGTAGCTGGTGTTCGAGGCGAGCACGGCACCCGGTTTGCAGATCTTGTCGAGCATGCCGAAGATGTCTTTCTTCACGTCCATGTTCTCGAACACCGCCTCGATCACGAGGTCCACGTCGGCAAGGGTCTCCATGTCTGTCGACGGCGCGAGCCGCGCCATGGCCGCATCGCGTTTCTCGGCACCCATCTTGCCGCGCTTCACCGCACCGTCGAGGTTCTTGGTGATGAACCCGACACCCTTGTCGAGCCCCTCCGGCGAGATTTCGATGAGCCGCACGGCAAGGCCCGAGGTCAGCGCCGCGGTCGCGATGCCCGACCCCATGGTGCCGCCCCCGATCACGCCGATTTTCGCGACGGGGCGCGGGGTGGCGCCGGCTTCGGGGATCTTGGCGACGGCGCGTTCGGCGAAGAAGGCGTGCTGCATGCCGCGTCCCGAGGCGGTCTGAAGAGAGGCCATGAAGCATTCGCGCTCGAACTTCATGCCCTCCTTCACGTCGCCGGTCGAGCGTTCGACGGCCTCGATCACCATGGGTGCGGAATCGAGGTTGGGCATCTTCTTGGCGACCATCGCGCGCGCGGCGTCGAGCGCCGCGGTATCGACCTCCACGGGCAGGTCCGAGGTGCGGCGGGTCGGAAGGCTGCCGTCGAGCACGGCTTTGGCAGCCGCGAGGGCCACGCCGCGCGGCTCGCCTTCTTCCAGCCGGTCGATGAGCCCGCGCTCGAGCGCCTCCTCACCCGTGACCATGTTCCCCGACAGAGCCATGTCGAGCGTATGCTTCACCCCCATGAGCCGGGGCCCGCGCTGGGTGCCCCCGGCCCCGGGCAGGAGGCCAAGGTTGATCTCGGGCAGGCCGACGCGCAGACCCTTCACGCCGACGCGGGCGTGGGTGCCCATGCAGATTTCCAGCCCGCCCCCGAGCGCCGTGCCATGCGGCGCGGAGATGACGGGTTTCCCTGAGGCTTCGATGTGGTTGATCGTATCGGGGAGCGACGGGGACAGCGGCGGCTTGCCGAACTCGCGAATGTCGGCCCCCGCGACAAAGGTGCGGCCCGCCGCATAGATCGCGATGACCTTCACGTCCTCGTCGGCATTCGCGGCATCCATCGCCGCGATCAGCCCGGCGCGCACGGACTGTGCGCTCGCGTTCACGGGCGGGTTGTCGATGCAGACGAGGGCGACGTCCCCCACACGTTCGAGGGAAATCACGTCGTTGATCTTGGTCGGTGCGGTCATGGGGTCGTCTTGTCCTTGGATGTGTCAGGAAGCCTTGGCGTCATGCGCGTCGATGAGATGCGCGAAAGTCGCCAGGAGCTTGTGTTTCAGGATCTTGCCGGTGGCAGCGGCGGGAAATGCGTCGATGATGAAGACACGTTGCGGCACTTTGTAGCCCACGAGATGCGCCTTGAGAAAGTCCCGCATTTCGTCTTCCGTCGTGCCGGGCCGCGCGGTGACGAAGGCGAGGATCTCTTCGTTTCCGGGCACGGGACGGCCGACGACGGCGGTCTGGAGCACCTTCGGGTGGCGCGTCAGCATGGCTTCGACTTCGGGCGGATAGACGTTGAACCCCGAGCGGATGATCAACTCCTTGCGCCGTCCCATGATCCAGAGCGTGCCGTCCGGGTCGATCCGGGCGAGGTCGCCGGAGCGGAAGAACCCGTCGGGGCGGATCGCCTCGGAGGTGGCCTCGGGGCTGCGGAAGTAGCCTTGCATGATGTTCGGGCCCCGGATCAGCAATTCGCCGACACCGTCCTCGTCAGGCGCGTCAATGATGCACTCCACGTCGTCGAGGATCTGTCCCACCGAGGTGTCGCCCCGCGGATCATCAAGTCGCGTGCCCGACACGCCCGGCGAGGTTTCCGTCAGCCCATAGCCGTTCTGAAGCGGAATACCGAAGGTCGCTTCGATCTTTTCCTTCCACTCAGGATCGAGCGGCGCGCCGCCCGACGAGATATAGCGCAGGTTCGGCGCGTCGGGTCTGGTCCCGCGGCGCGCAAGTTCCGCGAGGATCGCCTGATACATCTGTGGAACCGCGGGCATGACGCTGTCGCCCTGGGCAAAGGCGTCGAGCACGGCGGCGGCGGAGAAGCGCGGGATAAAGCGGATCGCGCTGCCCCCGGCGAGCGAGGCGAGAAAGGCAGAAGCGAAGCAGAAGATATGCGTGCCGGGCAGCACGCCCACCACGGTGTCGCCCGCTGCCATGCCGCGCAACCGCGCCGACACCTCGGCATTCCAGACGAGGTTCGCATGGGTCAGCATCACGCCCTTGGGGGCCGAAGTTGTCCCGGTGGTATACATGAGCGCCGCGACCTGTTGGGCCGGGTCGTCCGACACCGGCTCGGGCGCGCAGGCCGGATCATCAAAGGGACCGGCGACCAGTAACTCCCCGGTTTCAAGGTGCCCGCGCACCGTCGCGCCGAGTCGCTCCGCATGGTCACGCGCCGGGGCCGAAGCTTCGGGCGTGAAGACGATCAGCCTCGGTCCCGCATGAGCACGCAGAGCGTCAAGTTCATCAGGGGATTGCCGCGCGTTGACCGGCATGACCCAGGCCCGGATCCGACTGGCCGCGAGGACCGTGATCGCATAGGTGGCCGAGTTCTCGCAGACCAGCATGACCCTGTCGCCGGGACCGAGCCCGAGATCACCCAACCGCTGCGCCAGGTCGCGGGCCGCGGCATCGATGGCTCCGAATGTGAACTCTCGGCCGTCATGGTCAATGATCGCAAGGTCGCCAGCCGGGTGGCGCCGGGTCAGGTCGTGCAGCCAGGTCATGTTTCCTCCCAGACGGCGCAGGGCCGCAGATGCGACCGTA is a genomic window of Maritimibacter sp. DP1N21-5 containing:
- a CDS encoding 3-hydroxyacyl-CoA dehydrogenase NAD-binding domain-containing protein, which gives rise to MTAPTKINDVISLERVGDVALVCIDNPPVNASAQSVRAGLIAAMDAANADEDVKVIAIYAAGRTFVAGADIREFGKPPLSPSLPDTINHIEASGKPVISAPHGTALGGGLEICMGTHARVGVKGLRVGLPEINLGLLPGAGGTQRGPRLMGVKHTLDMALSGNMVTGEEALERGLIDRLEEGEPRGVALAAAKAVLDGSLPTRRTSDLPVEVDTAALDAARAMVAKKMPNLDSAPMVIEAVERSTGDVKEGMKFERECFMASLQTASGRGMQHAFFAERAVAKIPEAGATPRPVAKIGVIGGGTMGSGIATAALTSGLAVRLIEISPEGLDKGVGFITKNLDGAVKRGKMGAEKRDAAMARLAPSTDMETLADVDLVIEAVFENMDVKKDIFGMLDKICKPGAVLASNTSYLDVDEIAAATSRPEDVIGLHFFSPANIMKLLEVVVAEKTAPEVVATGFALAKRMKKIAVRAGVCDGFIGNRILAYYGKTAGYLMEDGASPEQIDAALENFGFAMGPYKVGDLAGLDIGWANRKRMAETRPNEERYVRIHDRICETGAFGRKTGSGFYIYDEGDIRPNPVALRIIDEEREAKGITPRDFTNQEIVDRYMTAMISEAARVVEEGIALRPIDVDAVFLFGYGFPRFRGGPLKYADEIGAKEIVRRIETYAMDDPYYWKVPAILRRMAEDGTTFADLNDK
- a CDS encoding class I adenylate-forming enzyme family protein, with product MTWLHDLTRRHPAGDLAIIDHDGREFTFGAIDAAARDLAQRLGDLGLGPGDRVMLVCENSATYAITVLAASRIRAWVMPVNARQSPDELDALRAHAGPRLIVFTPEASAPARDHAERLGATVRGHLETGELLVAGPFDDPACAPEPVSDDPAQQVAALMYTTGTTSAPKGVMLTHANLVWNAEVSARLRGMAAGDTVVGVLPGTHIFCFASAFLASLAGGSAIRFIPRFSAAAVLDAFAQGDSVMPAVPQMYQAILAELARRGTRPDAPNLRYISSGGAPLDPEWKEKIEATFGIPLQNGYGLTETSPGVSGTRLDDPRGDTSVGQILDDVECIIDAPDEDGVGELLIRGPNIMQGYFRSPEATSEAIRPDGFFRSGDLARIDPDGTLWIMGRRKELIIRSGFNVYPPEVEAMLTRHPKVLQTAVVGRPVPGNEEILAFVTARPGTTEDEMRDFLKAHLVGYKVPQRVFIIDAFPAAATGKILKHKLLATFAHLIDAHDAKAS